Proteins co-encoded in one Brassica oleracea var. oleracea cultivar TO1000 chromosome C4, BOL, whole genome shotgun sequence genomic window:
- the LOC106338801 gene encoding uncharacterized protein LOC106338801 — protein sequence MNTDSVELAYSLPEAMMQRMAPDTPPIHDNGEEDDAEEDADIPDVAKAVDDIEDYSEYGKVKDEEEEEDDEMAFEDFKGTYGSEGGRWNASKIYVNQSFASKDALVSTMRLTAVRRKFSFRIYKSTKTLLVATCRVNGCGWKIRASVKHEKNTFWVTKAFLYAQELVRGSAEYGYEQLLSYLKQIKAANPGSVTGLELDSLNRFKYMFLSFGASIRGFQYRRRVSVVDGTHLSGKYEGVMLVAAAQDGNFQIFPLAFGIVDGENDESWEWFFTKLASCVSDEYPMVIVSDRHTSIKSACDKVFPWATRGICYYHLQHNIVQKYKEKHLLYLVKGVGYAYTLYDFDRYMDGIRSAKPELATSLENADMTLWSRVHCQGDRYNIKTSNIAKFINFALKRARGFSI from the exons ATGAACACCGATTCTGTGGAGTTAGCCTACTCATTACCAGAAGCAATGATGCAACGGATGGCTCCAGACACCCCTCCCATTCAT GATAATGGGGAGGAGGATGATGCGGAGGAGGATGCTGATATCCCTGATGTTGCTAAAGCGGTTGATGATATTGAGGATTACAGTGAGTATGGAAAGGTTAAAGATGAGGAGGAGGAAGAAGATGATGAGATGGCTTTTGAAGATTTCAAAGGGACATATGGTAGTGAAGGAGGAAGATGGAATGCTAGCAAGATCTATGTCAACCAGAGTTTTGCTAGTAAGGATGCACTAGTTTCAACGATGCGGTTGACAGCGGTGAGGCGTAAGTTCTCCTTCAGAATATACAAGTCAACGAAAACTCTACTTGTGGCAACATGTCGTGTTAATGGTTGTGGATGGAAGATAAGAGCGAGTGTGAAACATGAGAAAAACACATTTTGGGTAACCAA AGCATTTTTATATGCGCAAGAATTGGTGAGAGGATCAGCGGAATATGGGTATGAACAACTGCTTTCATATTTGAAGCAAATCAAAGCAGCAAATCCGGGTTCAGTTACTGGTTTAGAACTTGATTCTCTGAATAGATTTAAGTATATGTTTCTCTCCTTTGGAGCTTCTATCCGAGGTTTTCAGTATCGGAGAAGGGTTAGTGTGGTGGATGGGACTCACCTAAGTGGAAAGTATGAAGGTGTTATGTTAGTTGCTGCCGCGCAAGATGGTAATTTTCAGATATTTCCATTGGCTTTTGGGATTGTAGATGGTGAAAATGATGAATCTTGGGAATGGTTTTTCACAAAATTGGCGAGTTGTGTATCTGATGAGTATCCTATGGTGATAGTCTCCGACCGGCACACGTCCATTAAGAGTGCGTGTGATAAGGTATTTCCTTGGGCTACCCGAGGAATATGTTATTATCACCTTCAACATAACATTGTCCAAAAGTATAAAGAGAAGCATCTCTTGTACTTGGTGAAAGGTGTTGGTTATGCTTATACACTTTACGATTTTGACCGGTACATGGATGGGATAAGGAGTGCGAAACCGGAACTTGCAACGTCTTTGGAGAATGCCGACATGACCCTATGGTCAAGGGTTCATTGTCAGGGAGATCGGTACAACATAAAAACGAGCAACATCGCTAAATTTATTAATTTCGCACTGAAGCGAGCTAGAGGATTTTCGATTTAA
- the LOC106337775 gene encoding serine/threonine-protein kinase D6PKL1 — protein MSRQTPNLESSHDSSSNADSSQVSGSESFKPSSSNGSQDVRLNNSVSLSFCSSNSVSSEANLEKSQSFDTNEAAFKRVFSPSKPHKGNDLRWDAIQSVKCSKNEDLGLGHFRLLKKLGCGDIGSVYLAELREMGCFFAMKVMDKGMLVGRKKLVRAQTEREILGLLDHPFLPTLYSHFETEKFSCLLMEFCSGGDLHILRQKQPGKHFSEQAARFYASEVLLALEYLHMMGVVYRDLKPENVMVREDGHIMLSDFDLSLQSFASPTLIQSTSQPSCDIASYCVQPSCIVDPSCRLPIACIQPSCFKPRFLNGKPRKANKTEKGGSDSLPMLIAEPTDARSMSFVGTHEYLAPEIIRGDGHGSSVDWWTFGVFLYELLTGKTPFKGNGNRETLFNVVGQPLKFPEGSISFAAKDLIRGLLAKDPKKRLGFKKGATEIKQHPFFNNVNWALIRSTNPPEIPKPIDLSILNETLKSSVQQQQEKHSQQSDSSSGPYLEFEFF, from the exons ATGAGCAGACAAACTCCAAATCTCGAGTCTTCACATGATTCTTCTTCCAATGCTGACTCGAGTCAAGTGTCTGGATCCGAGAGCTTCAAACCCAGCAGCAGTAATGGCTCCCAAGACGTAAGGCTCAACAACAGTGTCAGCTTAAGTTTCTGTAGCAGCAACAGTGTTAGCAGCGAAGCTAATCTCGAAAAGTCTCAATCTTTCGATACGAATGAAGCTGCTTTCAAAAGGGTCTTCTCTCCGTCGAAGCCGCATAAAGGGAACGATCTCCGATGGGACGCGATTCAGAGCGTGAAATGCAGCAAAAACGAGGATCTGGGTTTAGGGCATTTCAGGCTGTTGAAGAAGCTGGGATGCGGAGATATCGGGAGCGTGTACTTAGCTGAGCTCAGAGAGATGGGATGTTTCTTCGCCATGAAAGTGATGGATAAAGGAATGTTGGTGGGGAGGAAGAAACTGGTTAGGGCTCAGACCGAAAGAGAGATTCTCGGTTTGCTGGATCATCCTTTCTTGCCGACGCTTTACTCCCATTTCGAGACTGAGAAGTTTTCTTGTCTTCTCATGGAGTTTTGTAGCGGCGGAGATCTTCATATTCTCCGGCAAAAACAGCCCGGAAAACATTTCTCCGAGCAAGCCGCCAG GTTTTATGCTTCTGAAGTGCTTCTTGCGCTGGAGTATCTTCACATGATGGGTGTAGTGTACAGAGATTTGAAACCAGAGAATGTAATGGTGAGAGAAGACGGTCACATCATGCTTTCGGATTTTGATCTCTCCTTGCAGAGTTTCGCGAGTCCTACACTGATTCAATCCACCTCACAGCCTTCTTGTGACATTGCTTCGTACTGTGTCCAACCTTCTTGCATAGTAGATCCGTCCTGCAGATTACCAATAGCATGTATCCAACCATCGTGCTTCAAGCCTCGTTTCCTCAACGGTAAACCAAGAAAGGCCAACAAAACCGAGAAAGGTGGTTCAGATTCACTCCCAATGCTGATAGCTGAGCCAACGGATGCTCGGTCTATGTCCTTCGTGGGGACTCACGAGTATTTAGCACCTGAGATCATTAGAGGAGATGGTCATGGAAGTTCTGTTGATTGGTGGACTTTTGGTGTATTCCTCTACGAGTTGTTAACCGGGAAAACGCCGTTTAAAGGTAACGGTAACCGCGAAACGCTATTCAACGTTGTTGGACAGCCGCTGAAGTTCCCAGAAGGGTCTATAAGCTTTGCAGCTAAAGATTTGATTCGAGGTTTGCTTGCTAAAGATCCTAAGAAGAGGCTAGGTTTCAAGAAAGGTGCTACAGAGATTAAGCAACATCCTTTCTTTAACAATGTGAACTGGGCTCTTATCAGAAGCACAAACCCGCCAGAGATACCGAAACCTATCGATCTTTCGATACTAAACGAGACCCTCAAGTCATCAGTTCAACAACAACAAGAAAAGCATTCACAACAATCAGATTCTTCATCAGGTCCTTATTTAGAGTTTGAGTTCTTCTGA